Proteins encoded by one window of Sphingosinicella sp. BN140058:
- a CDS encoding TonB-dependent receptor, with the protein MIARFMLPATSAATLKTMFYAGAAVAALSAPAAASAQAIDAAVSPQPPAGATVTPADVDDGAIIVTARRRAENLQDVPVAVAVLGGETLEAQGTYNINRLTQLQPTLQFFSTNPRNTFINVRGLGAPFGLTNDGFEQGVGIYIDQVYYNRIAAATLDFVDVEQIEVLRGPQGTLYGKNTTAGAINITTRAPTFDFEGKAEVSLGNYNFKQGKASVSGPLGETVAARISVSSTDRRGTIYNVTSDSWINSQDNIGIRGALLWKPTDTLNLTLSGDWNLQDPICCGQIYARVGRTQRALNRQYAALTALFPGYAVPSTDPFDRLTDLDADLAARNEMGGASLRAEWGLGDGTLTSVTAWRYWDWGPKNDRDFTGLPVYTRVNNPTHQDQYTQELRYAYEASRFDFVLGGFGFYQKIHTTGVQETGRAASAWLLAPSSALSRNPAVLNGVLAENDIRLKNLSLALFGKLNWKVTDALTISPGVRVNHDKKDGLYNSVVTGTASDGSRQVISSDPRSPYFNDPWTAAQRGVQASQFFEPQYSDWNLSYDLNIAYKVAPDILAYATYARSFKTGGINLNGVPSNPDGTPALQVAQIRPEKVDHFEIGLKTQFWNRRATLNVTGFWTEIKDFQASVISNVSGSNVLRGYLANAEKVRVRGIEADFSLRPSERVSAYLNGAFTDHEFRRFVDAPCPPELAGGTTAAAGQTPSAPGTPGGISPANCDVSGQWLPGVSKWAFSWGSEYNLPANLLGREGQVYFGYDVNYRSKFSSNASRSIYTDISGYSIHNFRAGFRTDDFDIFGWVRNAFDEDYFESLAVTPGNTGLISAQLGDPRTWGGTIKFSF; encoded by the coding sequence GTGATCGCACGCTTCATGCTGCCCGCCACCTCGGCGGCGACACTCAAGACCATGTTCTACGCGGGCGCCGCTGTGGCCGCGCTCTCGGCGCCGGCCGCTGCATCGGCCCAGGCTATCGACGCCGCCGTGTCGCCGCAGCCGCCCGCGGGCGCGACGGTCACGCCTGCGGACGTGGACGACGGCGCGATCATCGTCACCGCACGTCGCCGGGCGGAGAATCTGCAGGACGTCCCGGTCGCGGTCGCGGTGCTCGGCGGCGAGACCCTGGAGGCGCAGGGCACGTACAACATCAATCGTCTGACCCAGTTGCAGCCTACGCTGCAATTCTTCTCCACCAACCCGCGCAACACGTTCATCAACGTGCGCGGCCTCGGCGCTCCGTTCGGCCTCACCAACGACGGCTTCGAACAAGGGGTCGGCATCTACATCGATCAGGTCTATTATAACCGGATCGCCGCGGCGACGCTCGACTTCGTCGACGTCGAGCAGATCGAAGTCCTGCGCGGCCCTCAGGGCACGCTCTACGGCAAGAACACCACCGCCGGCGCGATCAACATCACCACGCGCGCACCGACCTTCGATTTCGAAGGCAAGGCCGAGGTTTCCCTTGGCAATTACAATTTCAAGCAGGGCAAGGCGTCGGTTTCCGGTCCTCTCGGCGAGACTGTCGCGGCACGGATCAGCGTCTCGAGCACGGACCGCCGCGGCACCATCTACAACGTGACCAGCGACAGCTGGATCAACTCCCAGGACAATATCGGCATACGCGGCGCGCTGCTCTGGAAGCCCACGGACACGCTCAACCTCACGCTTTCCGGCGACTGGAACCTGCAGGATCCGATCTGCTGCGGTCAGATCTACGCCCGGGTCGGCCGCACCCAGCGCGCGCTCAACCGGCAATATGCCGCGCTCACCGCGCTGTTCCCCGGCTATGCGGTGCCGAGCACGGACCCCTTCGATCGGCTCACCGATCTCGACGCCGATCTCGCCGCCCGCAACGAAATGGGCGGCGCCTCGCTGCGCGCGGAATGGGGGCTCGGCGACGGCACGCTGACCTCGGTCACCGCATGGCGCTATTGGGATTGGGGCCCGAAGAACGACCGCGATTTCACCGGCCTCCCCGTCTACACCCGCGTCAACAACCCGACCCACCAGGACCAGTATACGCAGGAACTGCGCTACGCTTACGAGGCGAGCCGGTTCGACTTCGTCCTCGGCGGCTTCGGTTTCTACCAGAAGATCCACACCACCGGTGTCCAGGAGACCGGCAGGGCCGCCAGTGCCTGGCTGCTCGCGCCGAGCAGCGCGCTCTCGCGCAATCCCGCCGTGCTCAACGGCGTGCTCGCCGAAAACGACATCCGGCTGAAGAATCTGAGCCTTGCCCTGTTCGGCAAGCTCAACTGGAAGGTGACCGACGCGCTGACCATCTCGCCCGGCGTCCGGGTCAATCACGACAAGAAGGACGGGCTCTACAATTCGGTCGTCACCGGGACGGCGTCCGACGGCAGCCGCCAGGTGATCAGCAGTGATCCTCGAAGTCCTTATTTCAACGATCCGTGGACGGCCGCGCAGCGCGGGGTGCAGGCCTCGCAATTCTTCGAGCCCCAATATAGCGACTGGAACCTCAGCTACGATCTCAACATCGCCTACAAGGTCGCGCCCGATATCCTCGCTTATGCGACCTATGCGAGGTCGTTCAAGACCGGCGGCATCAACCTCAACGGCGTGCCGAGCAATCCAGACGGCACCCCTGCGCTGCAGGTCGCACAGATCAGGCCGGAAAAGGTCGATCATTTTGAAATCGGCCTGAAGACCCAGTTCTGGAACCGCCGGGCCACCTTGAACGTCACCGGCTTCTGGACCGAGATCAAGGACTTCCAGGCCAGCGTGATCAGCAACGTCAGCGGCAGCAACGTGCTGCGCGGCTATCTCGCCAACGCCGAAAAGGTGCGCGTGCGCGGGATCGAAGCGGATTTTTCGCTGCGGCCTTCCGAGCGGGTCAGCGCCTATCTGAACGGCGCGTTCACCGATCACGAATTCCGCAGGTTCGTCGATGCCCCCTGCCCGCCCGAACTGGCCGGAGGCACCACGGCGGCGGCTGGCCAGACGCCGAGTGCGCCCGGAACTCCGGGCGGCATCAGCCCGGCCAATTGCGACGTCTCCGGCCAATGGTTGCCCGGTGTCTCGAAATGGGCATTCTCGTGGGGCAGCGAATATAACCTGCCGGCGAACCTGCTTGGCCGTGAGGGCCAGGTTTATTTCGGGTACGACGTCAACTATCGCTCGAAGTTTTCTTCCAACGCCTCACGT